A genome region from Altererythrobacter aquiaggeris includes the following:
- a CDS encoding A/G-specific adenine glycosylase yields the protein MTASKHRNSARISPLLLKWYDLCARSLVWRAPPGHPPADPYHVWLSEVMLQQTTTAAVTPYFKKFINRWPTVEALAAAPEEDIMAAWAGLGYYSRARNLAKCARQIAKLGAFPQAEDDLRKLPGLGAYTAAAIASIAFGKRAVVVDANVERVVSRLFAIVAPLPAARKAIRVAADAITPAIRAGDHAQAMMDLGATVCTSREPRCLLCPLTKYCEARATGEPGRFPVKPPKKTKPERKGTAFWIERGGNVWLVKRASKGMLGGMRALPDDGWTARNDGSGDSPLSGDWIDAGTVRHVFTHATLDLAVRRYTGDTLPPGAGEWWPVGRIDEAGLPTLFAKAARLASA from the coding sequence GTGACTGCCAGCAAACACCGCAATTCCGCCCGGATTTCGCCGCTGCTTCTAAAGTGGTACGATCTTTGCGCGCGCAGTCTGGTCTGGCGTGCCCCGCCTGGCCATCCGCCGGCCGATCCATACCATGTATGGCTATCGGAAGTGATGCTGCAGCAAACCACGACAGCGGCGGTCACGCCCTACTTCAAAAAATTCATAAACCGCTGGCCGACGGTAGAGGCGCTGGCTGCGGCGCCGGAAGAAGACATCATGGCTGCATGGGCCGGGCTTGGCTATTATTCGCGGGCGCGAAATCTGGCCAAATGCGCGCGTCAAATTGCCAAGTTGGGCGCGTTCCCGCAAGCCGAGGACGATTTGCGCAAGCTGCCCGGTCTGGGCGCCTATACGGCGGCCGCTATTGCTTCCATCGCATTCGGCAAGCGGGCGGTGGTGGTGGATGCAAATGTCGAACGGGTCGTCTCCCGGCTATTCGCTATTGTGGCCCCGCTGCCGGCCGCACGCAAGGCGATCCGTGTTGCCGCGGACGCTATAACACCCGCAATCCGCGCGGGTGATCACGCGCAAGCCATGATGGATTTGGGCGCGACAGTTTGCACCAGCCGCGAGCCGCGCTGTCTGCTGTGCCCGCTCACGAAATATTGCGAAGCGCGGGCAACAGGCGAGCCGGGACGTTTCCCGGTCAAACCGCCAAAGAAAACGAAGCCGGAGCGAAAGGGAACCGCATTCTGGATCGAACGGGGCGGCAACGTCTGGCTGGTTAAACGTGCGAGCAAAGGGATGCTTGGCGGAATGCGCGCTTTGCCTGATGACGGATGGACTGCGCGAAATGACGGCAGCGGTGATTCGCCATTATCCGGCGATTGGATCGATGCGGGGACCGTGCGCCATGTGTTCACTCACGCGACACTCGATCTGGCGGTCCGTCGTTATACCGGCGACACATTGCCGCCCGGCGCGGGCGAATGGTGGCCGGTCGGCAGGATTGACGAAGCCGGATTGCCGACCTTGTTTGCCAAGGCGGCAAGGCTTGCGTCAGCTTAG
- a CDS encoding serine hydrolase domain-containing protein: MKPQHFSTPEVSRRSLLRGGAFLGAGAALAGLPVGRMALAHDSHPTRWNTVSKMVDTYVEQGKVANMQAAMGWGQGSLEMISKGTLAKGASAEVDQHSLYRIYSMTKPVTGMAIMMLIDDGKLGLDQPLAEILPAFANMKVQRVADGPIDDVVDAARPITVRHLLTHTAGLGYGIIQKGPIKDAYEADGISPGAVSRMPILGVGRAKPAPSLEIFANNLARLPLVYQPGTVWSYSVSLDLLGRVVEVATGTPFDSWLDENIFKPAGMNSTWFQVPTSETGRLTTNYAVFGGALLPIDPAGASIFTDKPAFPFGGAGLVSSPHDYDRFLRLLLGYGVIDGKRVMGELAVRVGTSNLLPAAVDTTGTFADGAGFGAGGRVGLGEQAGTFGWGGAAGTVALVDMKRGLRAALFTQYMPSDAYAVHGDFPKAVAADMMAMASGA, encoded by the coding sequence ATGAAGCCCCAGCATTTCTCTACACCCGAAGTTTCGCGCCGGTCGCTTTTGCGTGGGGGCGCTTTTCTGGGGGCCGGGGCCGCGCTTGCCGGCCTTCCGGTGGGCCGTATGGCATTGGCGCATGACTCGCATCCAACGCGCTGGAATACGGTCAGCAAGATGGTTGATACCTATGTCGAGCAGGGCAAGGTCGCAAATATGCAGGCTGCTATGGGCTGGGGCCAGGGTTCGTTGGAGATGATCAGCAAAGGCACTTTGGCCAAGGGCGCAAGCGCCGAGGTGGACCAGCATTCGCTCTATCGGATATATTCCATGACCAAGCCGGTAACCGGCATGGCCATCATGATGTTGATCGACGACGGAAAGCTCGGTCTCGACCAGCCGCTGGCCGAAATCCTGCCCGCTTTCGCAAACATGAAAGTGCAGCGGGTGGCTGACGGGCCGATAGATGATGTGGTCGATGCAGCGCGTCCGATCACGGTCCGGCATTTGCTTACGCATACTGCGGGCCTTGGCTATGGCATCATCCAGAAAGGTCCGATCAAGGACGCTTACGAAGCCGATGGTATTTCGCCGGGTGCAGTCAGCCGGATGCCGATTCTTGGCGTGGGACGTGCCAAACCTGCGCCAAGCCTTGAAATATTTGCCAATAACCTTGCCCGGCTGCCGCTGGTCTATCAGCCTGGCACGGTCTGGAGCTATTCGGTATCGCTCGATCTGCTCGGCCGCGTTGTCGAAGTTGCCACCGGTACACCGTTCGATAGCTGGCTGGACGAGAACATCTTCAAGCCCGCTGGCATGAATTCCACCTGGTTCCAGGTCCCGACAAGCGAAACCGGACGCCTCACGACAAATTATGCGGTGTTTGGCGGCGCGCTGCTGCCGATCGATCCTGCCGGAGCGTCGATTTTCACAGACAAGCCGGCATTCCCGTTTGGCGGGGCAGGGCTGGTATCGAGCCCGCACGATTATGATCGGTTCCTGCGATTGCTGCTGGGTTACGGCGTGATTGACGGAAAACGGGTGATGGGGGAACTCGCAGTCCGCGTGGGCACGTCGAATTTACTACCTGCCGCAGTCGATACGACCGGTACATTTGCCGACGGGGCGGGCTTTGGCGCTGGCGGAAGGGTCGGACTTGGCGAACAGGCGGGCACGTTCGGATGGGGCGGGGCTGCCGGCACCGTCGCACTGGTCGATATGAAACGCGGCCTGCGTGCGGCACTGTTCACTCAATATATGCCGTCCGATGCTTACGCGGTGCACGGCGATTTTCCCAAAGCAGTTGCGGCTGACATGATGGCGATGGCCAGCGGAGCCTGA
- the nudC gene encoding NAD(+) diphosphatase, translating to MSGIITAFSGSPIDRADHIRGDADALAGLLDWRAKTLVMDGLEPQISGDGTLVWETLADVPPEAELVFLGLMGGKACFAAVPDKGSPEPPYANPRAWQAMQTLGPADLAIYGGARSLVDWHARHRFCARCGQGTTIAKGGWQRNCGACAAQHFPRVDPVTIMLVEHDGRLLLGRQPRFPPKIFSALAGFVEPGETLEEAVAREVHEEAGLRVRDVTYVASQPWPFPSQMMIGCHSFADDPELTIDKTELDDARWFTRDDLENARAAGEHGTDDLIFPRSFAIAHDLVTWWLDK from the coding sequence ATGAGCGGGATCATCACCGCATTTTCGGGCTCGCCCATTGACCGTGCCGATCACATTCGCGGGGATGCCGATGCTCTGGCGGGTCTGCTGGATTGGCGTGCAAAAACGCTGGTCATGGACGGACTAGAGCCGCAAATATCCGGTGATGGAACATTGGTGTGGGAAACATTGGCCGATGTACCTCCCGAGGCGGAGCTGGTTTTTCTGGGTCTGATGGGGGGTAAGGCTTGCTTTGCTGCCGTGCCTGATAAGGGATCGCCCGAACCGCCTTATGCCAACCCGCGCGCGTGGCAGGCGATGCAAACTCTCGGACCGGCGGATCTGGCAATATATGGCGGTGCACGCAGTCTGGTCGATTGGCATGCAAGGCACCGGTTTTGTGCGCGCTGCGGCCAGGGAACGACAATCGCGAAGGGGGGGTGGCAGCGCAATTGCGGCGCCTGCGCAGCGCAGCATTTCCCGCGTGTCGATCCGGTTACCATCATGTTGGTGGAACATGATGGCCGGTTGTTGCTTGGCCGCCAGCCGCGCTTCCCGCCGAAGATATTCTCCGCGCTGGCAGGCTTTGTCGAACCGGGCGAGACATTGGAGGAGGCCGTTGCGCGCGAAGTGCATGAGGAAGCGGGACTGCGGGTCCGCGATGTGACATATGTGGCCAGCCAACCCTGGCCATTTCCAAGCCAGATGATGATCGGCTGTCATTCCTTCGCAGACGATCCTGAACTGACCATCGACAAGACCGAACTGGATGATGCGCGCTGGTTCACCCGCGATGATCTGGAAAATGCGCGCGCTGCGGGCGAACACGGCACGGACGATCTGATTTTTCCGCGATCCTTTGCCATCGCGCATGATCTGGTTACCTGGTGGCTCGACAAATGA
- a CDS encoding DsbA family oxidoreductase produces MTGLNPRKMAIDIYSDVMCPWCIIGYGQLQQALDQLAGEIEAQIRWRPFELNPDMAPEGEDRTEHIARKYGRTLDESKDIQSQMRQVAGQARVSLDYEGNQDPAPPAMMWNTFGAHILLTYVLDEYGPDKQTAVKLALFRAHFNERRRIGARDVLLELAEAEGIERAAAVAALDDKALAARVRAAERQAFEANITGVPAMIIDGKFLIPGAQQPDVYVNALRRVAAKTG; encoded by the coding sequence ATGACCGGCTTAAATCCGCGCAAAATGGCCATCGATATCTACTCGGATGTGATGTGCCCGTGGTGCATCATCGGATACGGACAATTGCAGCAGGCGCTCGATCAACTGGCCGGCGAAATCGAGGCTCAAATCCGCTGGCGGCCATTCGAACTCAATCCCGATATGGCGCCCGAGGGCGAAGATCGCACCGAGCATATCGCCCGGAAATATGGTCGGACGCTGGACGAAAGCAAAGACATCCAATCGCAGATGCGCCAGGTGGCCGGGCAGGCCCGCGTATCGCTGGATTACGAAGGAAACCAAGACCCTGCGCCGCCTGCAATGATGTGGAACACCTTCGGCGCGCATATTCTGCTCACATATGTACTTGATGAATACGGGCCGGACAAGCAAACTGCGGTTAAGCTCGCGCTGTTTCGCGCCCATTTCAATGAACGCCGCCGGATCGGCGCGCGCGATGTGCTTCTGGAACTGGCCGAGGCTGAGGGTATCGAACGCGCGGCAGCGGTGGCTGCGCTGGACGACAAAGCGTTGGCGGCCCGTGTCCGCGCGGCAGAGCGCCAGGCCTTCGAAGCCAACATTACCGGTGTTCCCGCCATGATAATAGACGGCAAGTTCCTGATTCCGGGGGCACAACAGCCAGATGTCTATGTGAATGCACTAAGACGCGTGGCCGCAAAAACAGGGTAA